In the genome of Phlebotomus papatasi isolate M1 chromosome 2, Ppap_2.1, whole genome shotgun sequence, one region contains:
- the LOC129804335 gene encoding probable cytochrome P450 4ac1 produces the protein MWMISLSVVLFIFYVIKLLDIYHKSHPSYKVALGIGGLDPLTFCQTIKLALTINRENIFTSFRDFAQKYKKSYVFWCLGRAYVRVIKAEDMEKILGSAKHTKKGFVYRYLLALLGEGLLISGGKKWIHRRKILTPAFHFNILQQFLEIFQQEGAKLIVQLERSETVVEVPKLISKHTLDVICETAMGIKLDSQEESQIYRESIHQAGKVLVLRFIKPWLNSDFVFRILGYEKLLNKILQPIHSFTRKIIRQRNIKFMDNRDQQDCEIYDRRQKHAMLDTLLLAEKNNQIDLEGIREEVGTFTFEGHDTTASAINMILFSLAENPGIQEKVYEEIMEIIQRKNGNSLEIFDYTNMTYTDRVIKESLRLYPPVPYISRELTEDQLINGYPAPTGTLVEAHIFDLHRDPQYFPDPERFDPDRFLPEQVEKRHPFAYLPFSAGPRNCIGQKFALLEIKTVIESILINFHLSPITQREDLVFVADLVLRTADPIKIKFTRRS, from the exons ATGTGGATGATCTCTCTATCGGTTgtgctttttattttttatgttatcAAACTATTAGATATCTATCATAAGAGTCACCCTTCATACAAAGTGGCTCTAGGGATTGGTGGCCTTGATCCTTTAACATTTTGCCAGACTATTAAATTGGCTCTCACAATTAATAGAG aaaatatttttacatcctTCCGAGATTTTgctcaaaaatacaaaaaatcttATGTTTTCTGGTGTCTTGGGCGAGCATATGTGAGGGTGATAAAAGCAGAAGATATGGAG AAAATCCTGGGTTCAGCGAAACACACGAAAAAAGGATTTGTCTATAGATACTTGTTGGCTCTTCTTGGAGAAGGTTTGCTAATCAGTGGCGGGAAAAAGTGGATTCATAGACGAAAAATACTCACGCCGGCTTTTCATTTTAACATACTTCAGCAATTCCTCGAAATCTTTCA GCAAGAAGGTGCCAAACTTATTGTTCAATTGGAAAGATCCGAAACTGTTGTAGAAGTTccaaaattgatttcaaaacatACACTTGATGTGATCTGCGAAACAGCCATGGGAATCAAATTGGATTCCCAGGAAGAATCGCAAATTTACCGTGAAAGTATCCATCAGGCCGGAAAAGTCCTTGTATTGCGCTTCATAAAGCCCTGGCTCAATTCTGACTTTGTCTTCAGGATATTGGGCTATGAAAAATTACTGAATAAAATACTCCAACCTATACATTCATTCACGAGAAAAATCATCCGTCAGAGAAATATCAAGTTCATGGACAATCGTGATCAGCAAGATTGCGAGATTTACGACAGACGACAGAAACACGCAATGCTGGATACTCTTTTACTTGCTGAAAAGAACAATCAAATTGATTTGGAGGGGATTCGAGAGGAAGTGGGCACATTCACTTTTGAAGGACACGATACTACAGCTTCAGCTATCAATATGATCCTCTTTTCATTGGCAGAAAATCCCGGTATTCAGGAGAAAGTTTATGAAGAAATTATGGAAATTATCCAGAGGAAGAATGGAAATAGTCTCGAAATTTTTGACTACACCAATATGACATACACAGATAGGGTCATTAAAGAATCCCTGAGGCTCTATCCACCAGTTCCCTACATATCACGAGAATTAACAGAGGATCAATTGATCAATGGATATCCTGCTCCTACAGGAACATTAGTTGAGGCTCACATTTTCGATCTCCATCGGGATCCTCAGTATTTCCCAGATCCTGAACGCTTTGATCCTGATAGATTCCTGCCGGAGCAAGTAGAAAAGCGTCATCCTTTCGCTTACCTACCTTTCTCTGCTGGTCCACGCAATTGCATTGGGCAGAAGTTTGCTCTGCTGGAGATCAAAACTGTGATCGAGAGTATCCTTATCAACTTCCATCTCTCACCCATTACTCAACGGGAAGATCTTGTCTTTGTTGCTGATCTTGTGCTCAGAACAGCCGATCCCATAAAGATTAAGTTTACGAGGCGATCATAA